Proteins encoded in a region of the Prunus persica cultivar Lovell chromosome G4, Prunus_persica_NCBIv2, whole genome shotgun sequence genome:
- the LOC18778988 gene encoding ethylene-responsive transcription factor 4, translating to MAPREKTATAVRANGNGNVKEVHFRGVRKRPWGRYAAEIRDPGKKSRVWLGTFDTAVEAARAYDAAAREFRGSKAKTNFPLPSENISLNMTKNNNININNNINKNSSGSNNQSPSQSSTVESSSREPPALMVDSLPLDLNLAQGVSTGGFGSGPMRFPFQHHQVPSVGAVIGVPASAAAAANHVLYFDSVFRAGMVKSHQFHQRLRFDHHNLQQHDFHAYGGGGVFACGAQSDSDSSSVVDLNNHDLPRGGLLDLNLPPPPELA from the coding sequence ATGGCGCCGAGAGAGAAGACGGCTACCGCCGTCAGAGCTAACGGCAACGGAAACGTGAAGGAGGTGCATTTTAGAGGAGTGAGGAAGAGGCCATGGGGCCGGTACGCCGCCGAGATCAGAGACCCCGGCAAGAAGAGCCGGGTCTGGCTCGGTACCTTCGACACGGCTGTGGAAGCCGCTCGAGCCTACGACGCCGCTGCCAGAGAGTTCCGCGGCTCCAAGGCCAAGACCAACTTCCCTCTCCCTTCTGAGAATATTAGCCTCAATATGACgaaaaataataacataaatataaataataatataaataaaaatagtagcGGGAGCAACAATCAGAGCCCGAGCCAGAGCAGCACCGTGGAGTCGTCCAGCCGTGAGCCGCCGGCTCTGATGGTCGATTCCTTGCCGTTGGATCTAAATCTCGCTCAGGGTGTTAGTACCGGTGGATTCGGTTCCGGCCCGATGCGGTTCCCCTTCCAGCACCACCAGGTTCCGAGCGTCGGAGCCGTCATCGGAGTTCCGGCTTCTGCAGCGGCGGCGGCGAATCACGTGCTCTACTTCGACTCGGTGTTCCGAGCCGGGATGGTGAAGAGTCATCAGTTTCATCAACGGCTGAGATTCGATCATCATAATCTCCAGCAGCATGACTTCCACGCCTACGGAGGCGGTGGGGTTTTCGCGTGTGGGGCCCAGAGCGACTCGGACTCGTCCTCGGTGGTCGATCTGAACAACCACGATCTGCCTCGCGGAGGATTGCTCGATCTCAACCTCCCTCCACCTCCGGAGCTcgcttga
- the LOC18778649 gene encoding MACPF domain-containing protein NSL1 — MALNAFRSDPQYAAQKAVSVIGSGYDLCNDIRLTACKSMLIELDPTRTRHLVVPGGAVVPDVSTSIKCDKGERTRFRSDVVSFNQMSEQYNKELSLSGKIPSGLFNTMFNFTGCWQKDAAPTKTLAFDGWLITLYNIELARSHITLSQNVRREVPSTWEPAALAAFIEKYGTHIVVGVRMGGKDIVHIKQSQNSTLQPTEVQNLLKQLADERFYEDVTGSNSDDLSGKMKDDHSMPRSVQRTIAAPIRPPIITQRNDGTVTICVRRGGVDVGQSHNKWLSTVSESPNVISMSFVPITSLLGGVQGNGFLSHAVNLYLRYKPPIEELHQFLEFQLPRQWAPVYGDLPLGLRRRKHVSPSLQFTFMGPKLYVNTMKVDTGNRPVTGMRLYLEGKKSDHLAMHLQHLSTVPDTLQLSDDHSYEPIDEPEERGYFEPVKWSIFSHVCTAPVQYNGACIDDSASIVTKAWFEAKAIGMRKVLFLRLGFSTVASARIRRSEWEGPSSSSRKSGFISTLISTRFSTALNPPVTPKKVDLNSAIYPGGPPLPTKAPKMATFVDTKEMLRGPEDSPGYWVVTGAKLCVEGSRISVKVKYSLLTIMSEDSMMLM, encoded by the exons ATGGCTCTCAATGCGTTTCGCTCCGACCCCCAGTATGCAGCCCAGAAGGCCGTCTCCGTAATCGGGTCCGGGTACGATCTCTGCAACGATATCCGGTTGACCGCATGCAAGTCCATGCTCATCGAGCTCGACCCGACCCGGACCCGGCACCTCGTGGTGCCGGGCGGGGCTGTCGTGCCCGACGTGTCCACCTCCATCAAGTGCGATAAAGGCGAGCGCACCAGGTTTCGCTCCGACGTCGTCTCTTTTAATCag ATGTCAGAGCAATACAATAAGGAGCTGTCTTTATCAGGCAAAATTCCGTCCGGCTTGTTTAATACTATGTTTAACTTCACCGGCTGCTGGCAGAAGGATGCAGCTCCCACAAAAACTCTTGCTTTTGATGGTTGGTTAATAACGTTGTATAACATTGAGTTAGCAAGATCCCATATAACACTATCCCAGAATGTGAGACGAGAAGTGCCTTCTACATGGGAACCTGCTGCCCTTGCTGC GTTCATTGAAAAATATGGTACTCATATTGTTGTTGGGGTGAGGATGGGTGGAAAGGATATAGTTCACATAAAGCAGTCGCAAAATTCAACTCTTCAACCCACTGAAGTGCAGAATTTGTTAAAGCAGTTAGCTGATGAGAGATTTTATGAAGATGTAACTGGATCGAACTCTGATGATTTATCAGGAAAAATGAAG GATGACCATTCTATGCCCCGGAGTGTTCAGAGAACAATTGCGGCCCCAATAAGGCCACCTATCATCACTCAAAGGAATGAT GGTACAGTGACCATTTGTGTTCGAAGGGGAGGTGTTGATGTTGGTCAAAGTCATAACAAGTGGCTTTCAACTGTATCAGAGTCTCCTAATGTCATATCGATGTCCTTTGTCCCCATAACTTCACTTTTGGGTGGCGTCCAAGGAAATGGATTTCTAAGCCATGCAGTGAACCTCTACCTTAGAT ACAAACCGCCAATAGAGGAACTCCATCAATTTTTAGAATTTCAATTACCACGTCAATGGGCTCCAGTGTATGGTGATCTGCCTCTTGGTCTCAGGCGCAGAAAACATGTGTCCCCGTCACTCCAGTTCACTTTTATGGGCCCCAAGCTATATGTTAACACTATGAAG GTTGATACTGGAAATCGACCGGTGACAGGAATGCGTTTGTATCTTGAAGGTAAGAAAAGTGACCATCTGGCAATGCATCTCCAGCATCTTTCAACAGTTCCGGATACCCTCCAACTCTCAGATGATCACAGTTATGAGCCCATTGACGAGCCAGAGGAGCGAGGCTACTTTGAACCTGTCAAGTGGAGCATATTTTCACATGTATGCACGGCCCCAGTACAGTACAATGGTGCCTGCATTGATGACTCTGCTTCAATTGTGACGAAAGCCTGGTTTGAAGCCAAGGCTATCGGAATGAGGAAAGTTTTGTTCCTGAGGCTTGGATTTTCAACGGTGGCATCTGCAAGAATCCGTAGATCAGAGTGGGAAGGACCCTCAAGCTCTTCTCGAAAATCAGGATTCATCTCAACCTTGATCAGCACAAGGTTTAGTACTGCATTGAATCCACCTGTGACGCCAAAAAAAGTGGATTTGAATTCAGCAATTTACCCTGGTGGACCACCTTTACCGACGAAGGCACCAAAAATGGCGACGTTTGTAGATACCAAGGAAATGTTGAGAGGTCCTGAGGACTCGCCAGGTTATTGGGTGGTAACTGGAGCCAAGCTTTGTGTAGAGGGTAGCCGAATCTCAGTCAAAGTGAAGTATTCATTGTTGACAATAATGTCAGAGGATTCTATGATGTTGATGTAA
- the LOC18778638 gene encoding pentatricopeptide repeat-containing protein At5g04780, which produces MIKWTMKLCFFHSLQNPLPQRLYLPFKPKTLPTHFPDSAKHIQTSAQVSTDAQTTPVPSSVQKGNFSPTSISYSKLLSQCAASKSVGVGMEVHAHIIRCGCSGDQSIRNHLINLYSKCRFFRHARKLVDESTEPDLVSWSALISGYAQNGLGKEALSAFREMHSLGVKCNEFTFPSVLKACSITRDLVVGKQVHGIALLTGFESDEFVANTLVVMYAKCGEFGDSRRLFDAIPERNVVSWNALFSCYVQSDSYGEAMDLFQEMILSGVRPNEYSLSSIINACTGLGDGSRGRKIHGYMVKLGYESDSFSANALVDMYAKVKGLEDAISVFEKIAQRDIVSWNAVIAGCVLHEYHDWALQFFGQMNGSGICPNMFTLSSALKACAGLGFEKLGRQLHSFLIKMDTESDSFVNVGLIDMYCKCEMIDHARVLFNMMPKKEMIAWNAVISGHSQNGEDIEAVSQFSEMYKEGIEFNQTTLSTVLKSTASVQAIKFCEQIHALSVKSGFQCDMYVINSLLDAYGKCGKVEDAAKIFEGCPTEDVVAFTSMITAYSQYEQGEEALKLYLQMQQRGNKPDSFVCSSLLNACANLSAYEQGKQIHVHILKFGFMSDAFAGNSLVNMYAKCGSIDDADRAFSEVPQRGLVSWSAMIGGLAQHGHGKRALNLFNQMLKDGVSPNHITLVSVLCACNHAGLVTEARKYFESMKELFGVVPRQEHYACMIDLLGRAGKINEAMELVNTMPFQANASVWGALLGAARIHKNVELGQRAAEMLLALEPEKSGTHVLLANIYASAGMWDNVAKMRRLMRDGQVKKEPGMSWIEVKDKVHTFIVGDRSHSRSREIYAELDELFDLMYKAGYAPMVEIDLHDVEHSEKQRLLRYHSEKLAVAFGLIATPPGAPIRVKKNLRVCVDCHTAFKFICKIVSREIIVRDINRFHHFKDGSCSCGDYW; this is translated from the coding sequence ATGATCAAATGGACCATGAAGCTTTGCTTCTTCCATTCCCTCCAAAACCCTCTTCCCCAACGACTTTACCTGCCAtttaaacccaaaaccctcCCAACCCATTTTCCAGATTCTGCCAAACACATCCAAACCTCAGCTCAAGTCAGCACAGACGCTCAAACTACCCCTGTTCCAAGCTCAGTCCAAAAGGGCAATTTCTCACCCACTTCCATATCCTACTCTAAGCTTTTGTCACAATGCGCTGCTTCCAAGTCTGTTGGTGTAGGCATGGAAGTCCATGCCCACATAATTAGATGTGGATGTTCCGGAGACCAAAGTATTCGGAACCATTTGATCAATTTGTACTCCAAGTGCCGGTTTTTCAGGCACGCCCGGAAACTGGTTGATGAAAGTACTGAACCGGATTTGGTTTCTTGGTCTGCTTTGATATCTGGGTATGCCCAAAATGGGCTTGGTAAAGAAGCCCTTTCAGCGTTTCGTGAAATGCACTCGTTGGGGGTTAAGTGTAACGAGTTTACATTTCCCAGTGTTCTTAAGGCGTGCTCTATTACTAGAGATTTGGTGGTGGGAAAGCAGGTTCATGGGATTGCGCTGCTTACGGGGTTTGAGTCCGATGAGTTTGTTGCTAATACTTTGGTTGTTATGTATGCAAAGTGTGGGGAGTTTGGGGATTCTAGGAGACTGTTTGATGCAATTCCAGAACGGAATGTCGTTTCGTGGAATGCATTGTTTTCTTGTTATGTGCAGAGTGATTCCTATGGAGAAGCAATGGATTTATTTCAGGAAATGATTCTGAGTGGCGTAAGACCTAATGAGTATAGTCTTTCTAGTATAATAAATGCATGTACCGGGTTGGGGGATGGTAGTCGAGGAAGGAAAATTCATGGATATATGGTTAAGCTTGGATATGAGTCCGACTCGTTCTCAGCCAATGCACTTGTTGACATGTATGCAAAAGTCAAAGGTCTTGAAGATGCAATTTCagtttttgagaaaattgcACAACGCGATATTGTTTCCTGGAATGCTGTTATTGCTGGGTGTGTTCTTCACGAGTACCATGATTGGGCTCTACAATTTTTTGGACAAATGAACGGATCAGGAATCTGTCCAAATATGTTTACATTATCAAGTGCACTTAAAGCTTGTGCCGGATTGGGGTTTGAGAAATTGGGTAGACAGTTGCACTCTTTCTTGATAAAGATGGATACAGAATCAGATTCATTTGTCAATGTGGGACTGATAGATATGTATTGCAAGTGTGAGATGATAGATCATGCAAGGGTGCTTTTTAATATGATGCCAAAGAAGGAGATGATCGCATGGAATGCTGTGATCTCTGGACATTCACAGAATGGGGAAGATATAGAAGCTGTATCCCAATTTTCTGAAATGTACAAGGAGGGAATAGAATTCAACCAGACTACCTTATCCACAGTTCTCAAATCCACAGCAAGCGTGCAGGCCATAAAGTTTTGTGAACAAATTCATGCACTTTCTGTCAAATCAGGTTTTCAGTGTGACATGTATGTCATAAATAGCCTTCTTGATGCATATGGAAAATGTGGCAAAGTAGAAGACGCAGCtaaaatttttgaaggatGCCCAACTGAGGATGTGGTGGCTTTCACATCCATGATCACAGCCTATTCTCAATATGAACAAGGCGAAGAAGCTCTAAAACTCTATCTGCAAATGCAACAGAGAGGGAACAAACCTGATTCATTTGTATGCAGCTCTCTTTTGAATGCTTGTGCAAATTTATCCGCATATGAGCAAGGGAAACAGATCCACGTTCACATTCTGAAGTTTGGATTCATGTCCGATGCTTTTGCCGGGAATTCTCTTGTTAATATGTATGCAAAATGTGGAAGCATAGATGATGCGGATCGTGCTTTCTCTGAGGTACCTCAGAGAGGATTAGTTTCATGGTCTGCAATGATTGGAGGACTTGCTCAACATGGGCATGGAAAACGGGCCCTCAACTTATTCAATCAGATGCTCAAAGATGGTGTTTCCCCCAATCATATTACTTTAGTCAGTGTTCTCTGTGCATGCAATCATGCAGGTTTGGTAACTGAAGCCAGAAAGTACTTTGAATCCATGAAAGAATTGTTTGGAGTCGTGCCAAGGCAAGAGCATTATGCTTGCATGATTGATCTCCTTGGCAGAGCAGGGAAGATAAATGAGGCAATGGAGCTTGTCAACACGATGCCATTTCAGGCGAACGCCTCTGTTTGGGGGGCACTTCTTGGTGCTGCGAGAATCCATAAAAATGTTGAGCTTGGCCAGCGTGCCGCTGAAATGCTCTTAGCTCTTGAGCCCGAAAAATCTGGTACCCATGTACTTCTTGCAAATATTTACGCATCAGCTGGCATGTGGGATAATGTGGCGAAAATGAGAAGACTTATGAGAGATGGCCAGGTAAAGAAGGAACCGGGGATGAGTTGGATTGAGGTCAAAGACAAGGTACATACCTTTATAGTAGGAGATAGAAGTCATTCAAGAAGCAGGGAAATATATGCTGAACTTGATGAGCTGTTTGACCTTATGTATAAAGCTGGCTATGCTCCAATGGTGGAGATTGACCTCCATGATGTGGAACACAGTGAAAAGCAGCGGCTCCTACGTTACCACAGCGAGAAGCTTGCAGTGGCTTTCGGGTTAATTGCCACTCCACCAGGGGCACCCATTAGGGTGAAGAAGAATCTACGAGTATGTGTGGACTGTCACACAGCATTCAAGTTCATCTGCAAAATCGTCTCAAGGGAGATTATCGTGAGGGACATCAATAGGTTCCATCATTTCAAAGATGGTTCATGCTCTTGTGGGGATTACTGGTGA
- the LOC18780909 gene encoding protein DEHYDRATION-INDUCED 19 isoform X3, producing the protein MDSEFWTSRLAAAKRQYTLQHHHQSSHFDRLSIDDFEVEDEVRPDFPCPYCYEDFDIASLCSHLEDEHSCESKVTRRRRLRRVAIPNSQALSLLGRDLREAHLQVLLGSGGYRSDNANVSNAATDPFLSSLILNFPASGADEISKSVVTTAEDISAKNVAPAHIWKSSFDPSLSYEERAKRIRQATGRAGFMQDLFLSTLLGD; encoded by the exons atgGACTCTGAGTTCTGGACCTCCCGCCTCGCCGCCGCCAAGCGCCAGTACACGTTGCAGCACCATCACCAGAGCTCCCACTTTG aTCGGTTAAGCATCGATGATTTCGAGGTTGAAGACGAGGTCCGACCCGACTTCCCGTGCCCGTATTGTTACGAAGACTTCGACATCGCGTCCTTGTGCTCACACCTCGAAGACGAGCACTCGTGCGAATCTAAAGTCACC AGACGTCGCAGGTTACGTAGAGTTGCTATTCCTAACAGTCAGGCACTGTCCCTCCTTGGCCGGGATCTTCGTGAGGCTCATCTTCAGGTGCTTCTAGGGAGTGGTGGATATCGATCAGACAATGCTAATGTGTCTAATGCTGCTACCGATCCATTCCTGTCATCACTTATTTTGAATTTCCCTGCATCAGGAGCagatgaaatttcaaaatctgTGGTAACCACTGCTGAGGACATTTCTGCAAAGAATGTGGCACCGGCACATATTTGGAAATCAAG TTTTGATCCGTCATTGAGTTATGAAGAGAGGGCGAAAAGGATTCGACAAGCTACTGGAAGAGCTGGTTTTATGCAAGATCTGTTTCTCTCGACACTGTTAGGTGACTAA
- the LOC18780909 gene encoding protein DEHYDRATION-INDUCED 19 isoform X1 codes for MDSEFWTSRLAAAKRQYTLQHHHQSSHFDRLSIDDFEVEDEVRPDFPCPYCYEDFDIASLCSHLEDEHSCESKVTVCPICSVKVARDMLSHITLQHGHLFKLQRRRRLRRVAIPNSQALSLLGRDLREAHLQVLLGSGGYRSDNANVSNAATDPFLSSLILNFPASGADEISKSVVTTAEDISAKNVAPAHIWKSSFDPSLSYEERAKRIRQATGRAGFMQDLFLSTLLGD; via the exons atgGACTCTGAGTTCTGGACCTCCCGCCTCGCCGCCGCCAAGCGCCAGTACACGTTGCAGCACCATCACCAGAGCTCCCACTTTG aTCGGTTAAGCATCGATGATTTCGAGGTTGAAGACGAGGTCCGACCCGACTTCCCGTGCCCGTATTGTTACGAAGACTTCGACATCGCGTCCTTGTGCTCACACCTCGAAGACGAGCACTCGTGCGAATCTAAAGTCACC GTTTGTCCCATTTGCTCTGTTAAAGTTGCACGGGACATGTTAAGTCATATCACACTGCAACATGGACATTTGTTCAAG TTGCAGAGACGTCGCAGGTTACGTAGAGTTGCTATTCCTAACAGTCAGGCACTGTCCCTCCTTGGCCGGGATCTTCGTGAGGCTCATCTTCAGGTGCTTCTAGGGAGTGGTGGATATCGATCAGACAATGCTAATGTGTCTAATGCTGCTACCGATCCATTCCTGTCATCACTTATTTTGAATTTCCCTGCATCAGGAGCagatgaaatttcaaaatctgTGGTAACCACTGCTGAGGACATTTCTGCAAAGAATGTGGCACCGGCACATATTTGGAAATCAAG TTTTGATCCGTCATTGAGTTATGAAGAGAGGGCGAAAAGGATTCGACAAGCTACTGGAAGAGCTGGTTTTATGCAAGATCTGTTTCTCTCGACACTGTTAGGTGACTAA
- the LOC18780909 gene encoding protein DEHYDRATION-INDUCED 19 homolog 4 isoform X2 translates to MDSEFWTSRLAAAKRQYTLQHHHQSSHFDRLSIDDFEVEDEVRPDFPCPYCYEDFDIASLCSHLEDEHSCESKVTVCPICSVKVARDMLSHITLQHGHLFKLQRRRRLRRVAIPNSQALSLLGRDLREAHLQVLLGSGGYRSDNANVSNAATDPFLSSLILNFPASGADEISKSVVTTAEDISAKNVAPAHIWKSRMEYTLANFCLDRCGQTSPRYKY, encoded by the exons atgGACTCTGAGTTCTGGACCTCCCGCCTCGCCGCCGCCAAGCGCCAGTACACGTTGCAGCACCATCACCAGAGCTCCCACTTTG aTCGGTTAAGCATCGATGATTTCGAGGTTGAAGACGAGGTCCGACCCGACTTCCCGTGCCCGTATTGTTACGAAGACTTCGACATCGCGTCCTTGTGCTCACACCTCGAAGACGAGCACTCGTGCGAATCTAAAGTCACC GTTTGTCCCATTTGCTCTGTTAAAGTTGCACGGGACATGTTAAGTCATATCACACTGCAACATGGACATTTGTTCAAG TTGCAGAGACGTCGCAGGTTACGTAGAGTTGCTATTCCTAACAGTCAGGCACTGTCCCTCCTTGGCCGGGATCTTCGTGAGGCTCATCTTCAGGTGCTTCTAGGGAGTGGTGGATATCGATCAGACAATGCTAATGTGTCTAATGCTGCTACCGATCCATTCCTGTCATCACTTATTTTGAATTTCCCTGCATCAGGAGCagatgaaatttcaaaatctgTGGTAACCACTGCTGAGGACATTTCTGCAAAGAATGTGGCACCGGCACATATTTGGAAATCAAG AATGGAGTATACACTGGCAAACTTTTGTTTGGATCGGTGTGGTCAGACCTCTCCAAGGTATAAGTATTAG
- the LOC18778752 gene encoding protein NUCLEAR FUSION DEFECTIVE 6, chloroplastic/mitochondrial isoform X5 produces MASFAARSVLRSTAARATVGSRLASAARPKPASSPFRIPKLNQSSTSPRIFRSPVELSCCVETMLPYHTATASALLTSMLSVSQRSYGWTPEDG; encoded by the exons ATGGCTTCCTTCGCCGCCAGGTCTGTCCTCCGCTCCACCGCGGCTCGAGCCACCGTTGGATCGAGGCTCGCTTCCGCCGCCAGACCCAAACCAGCCTCCTCGCCATTTCGCATCCCCAAACTAAACCAAAGCTCCACCTCTCCTCGCATTTTCAG GTCGCCTGTGGAGTTGAGCTGCTGTGTGGAGACGATGCTTCCGTACCACACAGCCACAGCCTCTGCATTGCTCACTTCGATGCTCTCTGTCTCTCAGCGCTCCTACGGTTGGACCCCTGAAG ATGGATGA
- the LOC18778752 gene encoding protein NUCLEAR FUSION DEFECTIVE 6, chloroplastic/mitochondrial isoform X4: MASFAARSVLRSTAARATVGSRLASAARPKPASSPFRIPKLNQSSTSPRIFRSPVELSCCVETMLPYHTATASALLTSMLSVSQRSYGWTPEGL, translated from the exons ATGGCTTCCTTCGCCGCCAGGTCTGTCCTCCGCTCCACCGCGGCTCGAGCCACCGTTGGATCGAGGCTCGCTTCCGCCGCCAGACCCAAACCAGCCTCCTCGCCATTTCGCATCCCCAAACTAAACCAAAGCTCCACCTCTCCTCGCATTTTCAG GTCGCCTGTGGAGTTGAGCTGCTGTGTGGAGACGATGCTTCCGTACCACACAGCCACAGCCTCTGCATTGCTCACTTCGATGCTCTCTGTCTCTCAGCGCTCCTACGGTTGGACCCCTGAAG GGCTGTGA
- the LOC18778752 gene encoding protein NUCLEAR FUSION DEFECTIVE 6, chloroplastic/mitochondrial isoform X1, whose amino-acid sequence MASFAARSVLRSTAARATVGSRLASAARPKPASSPFRIPKLNQSSTSPRIFRSPVELSCCVETMLPYHTATASALLTSMLSVSQRSYGWTPEGQDKTR is encoded by the exons ATGGCTTCCTTCGCCGCCAGGTCTGTCCTCCGCTCCACCGCGGCTCGAGCCACCGTTGGATCGAGGCTCGCTTCCGCCGCCAGACCCAAACCAGCCTCCTCGCCATTTCGCATCCCCAAACTAAACCAAAGCTCCACCTCTCCTCGCATTTTCAG GTCGCCTGTGGAGTTGAGCTGCTGTGTGGAGACGATGCTTCCGTACCACACAGCCACAGCCTCTGCATTGCTCACTTCGATGCTCTCTGTCTCTCAGCGCTCCTACGGTTGGACCCCTGAAG ggCAAGACAAGACTAGATGA
- the LOC18778752 gene encoding protein NUCLEAR FUSION DEFECTIVE 6, chloroplastic/mitochondrial isoform X2, with protein MASFAARSVLRSTAARATVGSRLASAARPKPASSPFRIPKLNQSSTSPRIFRSPVELSCCVETMLPYHTATASALLTSMLSVSQRSYGWTPEGGG; from the exons ATGGCTTCCTTCGCCGCCAGGTCTGTCCTCCGCTCCACCGCGGCTCGAGCCACCGTTGGATCGAGGCTCGCTTCCGCCGCCAGACCCAAACCAGCCTCCTCGCCATTTCGCATCCCCAAACTAAACCAAAGCTCCACCTCTCCTCGCATTTTCAG GTCGCCTGTGGAGTTGAGCTGCTGTGTGGAGACGATGCTTCCGTACCACACAGCCACAGCCTCTGCATTGCTCACTTCGATGCTCTCTGTCTCTCAGCGCTCCTACGGTTGGACCCCTGAAG gAGGGGGGTGA
- the LOC18778752 gene encoding protein NUCLEAR FUSION DEFECTIVE 6, chloroplastic/mitochondrial isoform X3, with protein sequence MASFAARSVLRSTAARATVGSRLASAARPKPASSPFRIPKLNQSSTSPRIFRSPVELSCCVETMLPYHTATASALLTSMLSVSQRSYGWTPEGG encoded by the exons ATGGCTTCCTTCGCCGCCAGGTCTGTCCTCCGCTCCACCGCGGCTCGAGCCACCGTTGGATCGAGGCTCGCTTCCGCCGCCAGACCCAAACCAGCCTCCTCGCCATTTCGCATCCCCAAACTAAACCAAAGCTCCACCTCTCCTCGCATTTTCAG GTCGCCTGTGGAGTTGAGCTGCTGTGTGGAGACGATGCTTCCGTACCACACAGCCACAGCCTCTGCATTGCTCACTTCGATGCTCTCTGTCTCTCAGCGCTCCTACGGTTGGACCCCTGAAG GGGGGTGA
- the LOC18779045 gene encoding uncharacterized protein LOC18779045 isoform X1: MATEDHEMPHGWPLGLEIMNMRLRVVESLPAAVVGHRPLHIPSASFTSFSSSNLDTESTASFFQDHSMSLGRLIGFRTGDRGRLYYPNSICFEEHDRNSIKGSHSDVSTRHQVDTSRRICIPLMLGALVKISRSKSKSKSKSKKAVFDGKG, translated from the exons ATGGCCACGGAG GATCATGAAATGCCCCATGGATGGCCCCTTGGGCTTGAGATCATGAACATGAGACTTAGAGTGGTGGAGAGCTTACCGGCTGCTGTTGTAGGACACCGTCCTTTGCACATACCCTCTGCTAGTTTCACCTCTTTTTCATCCTCCAACCTTgacactgag TCCACAGCATCCTTCTTCCAAGACCACAGCATGTCACTAGGCCGGCTAATAGGGTTTCGAACGGGGGATAGAGGACGCTTGTACTACCCAAATTCAATTTGCTTCGAAGAACATGACAGGAATTCCATTAAGGGTTCACATTCTGATGTCTCTACAAGGCATCAAGTAGACACGTCTCGACGAATTTGCATACCATTGATGCTTGGTGCTCTCGTAAAGATAAGCCGCAGTAAGAGTAAGAGCAAGAGCAAGTCAAAGAAGGCAGTGTTTGATGGCAAAGGCTAA
- the LOC18778959 gene encoding protein E6, with protein sequence MASAAKLFSFLFFLASLLFSQQAQARENQFFSKVANVNNHNNYEKEIPIAETPLKKQEQEPAFIPETQSGYGLDGLYGHGSGQLPPTPTNTVGHYTTTNTGAPYTTTTTGAPYTTTNGAQFTTNNNNLPYTAESEKEQQHTNKYPQTYNAQLIPSKNNFNNHVGPAPPSDTRLTQSSYTTPTNYQSNNYYDAEKQGTSDTRFLKKGKDYYSAAKALSSCHKLRLVLISTTLLCLIYLS encoded by the exons ATGGCTTCTGCTGCAAAATtgttctctttcctcttcttccttgcATCTCTCCTCTTCTCTCAACAAGCTCAAGCTAGAGAAAACCAATTCTTTAGCAAAGTGGCCAATGTCAACAACCACAACAACTATGAGAAGGAGATCCCCATAGCAGAAACCCCTTTGAAAAAGCAAGAGCAAGAGCCAGCCTTCATTCCAGAGACCCAAAGTGGATATGGTCTCGATGGTCTCTATGGCCATGGGTCTGGCCAGCTGCCTCCCACCCCCACAAACACCGTTGGACACTACACCACCACAAACACCGGTGCACCCtacaccaccacaaccaccggTGCACCCTACACCACTACCAATGGTGCACAATTcaccaccaacaacaacaacctGCCATATACAGCTGAGTCAGAGAAAGAGCAGCAGCACACCAACAAGTACCCTCAGACCTACAACGCCCAATTAATCCCCAGCAAGAACAACTTTAACAACCATGTCGGCCCGGCCCCCCCAAGTGACACAAG GCTTACACAGAGCAGCTACACAACCCCAACCAATTACCAAAGCAACAACTACTACGATGCTGAGAAGCAGGGCACGAGTGACACAAGGTTTTTGAAGAAAGGAAAGGACTACTACAGTGCTGCGAAGGCGCTGAGTTCGTGCCATAAGCTGAGACTTGTTTTGATTAGTACCACTTTGCTGTGTTTGATATATTTATCCTGA